A stretch of the Sulfurimonas sp. HSL-1656 genome encodes the following:
- a CDS encoding DedA family protein: MFETLVMTYGYAMIAAGTFLEGETVLVIGGYLAHAGYLELPWVIVSAFAGSFAGDQLYFFIGRRRGIALLEKRPRWQAKSERVRSLLHRRQNSVIVGFRFLYGLRTVTPFLLGASGISPAKFILLNAAGAALWAVAIALAGYLLGHTVTLFFAEAHRYALYGALAVALGAAAVWGWRIARRK; the protein is encoded by the coding sequence ATGTTTGAAACGCTGGTGATGACGTACGGTTACGCGATGATCGCCGCGGGCACTTTTTTGGAAGGGGAGACGGTCCTAGTGATCGGCGGCTACCTTGCCCATGCAGGCTACCTGGAGCTTCCGTGGGTGATCGTTTCCGCCTTTGCAGGCAGCTTTGCCGGGGACCAGTTGTACTTTTTCATCGGGCGAAGGCGAGGGATCGCCCTGCTGGAAAAACGTCCCCGGTGGCAGGCGAAGTCCGAACGGGTACGTTCGCTGCTGCATCGCCGCCAGAACAGCGTGATCGTCGGTTTCCGTTTCCTCTACGGGCTGCGGACGGTCACCCCCTTCCTGCTCGGAGCGAGCGGGATCAGCCCGGCAAAGTTCATACTGCTCAACGCCGCCGGTGCGGCGCTTTGGGCTGTTGCTATTGCGCTGGCGGGTTACCTGCTGGGGCACACTGTGACGCTCTTTTTCGCGGAGGCACACCGCTATGCCCTCTACGGTGCCCTCGCCGTTGCCCTTGGTGCAGCGGCGGTATGGGGATGGCGTATCGCTAGACGGAAGTGA
- the rfaE1 gene encoding D-glycero-beta-D-manno-heptose-7-phosphate kinase, producing the protein MIPILRDSRPNILVIGDLMIDHYLWGRAERISPEAPVQVVDVANETTVLGGAGNVINNLIALGASVSVASAIGDDANGKELTLMLKSIGVKTEGLVTQAGRKTSKKSRVIAANQQILRYDKESKDAITESSEAKILAAVEKDLFLYDIIILSDYGKGVLTPALAQGIISRARRGGKKVLVDPKGRDYSKYRGAHLLTPNKKEAIEATGIEITDSESLQAALLWLKNECDLDRSMITLSEDGIAIFDEKLKRFPTVAQEVYDVTGAGDTVIASIAFGLSSGLSIDDAARFANLAAGVVVGKIGSATVTLDEIEEYEAMLHQSSSDAHIKSFEEIDRIVNRCRAGGKRIVFTNGCFDILHVGHVKYLQVAKSFGDILIVGLNSDASVRALKGPSRPVNSENDRAYILAALESVDYVVKFGDDTPYELIKMLRPDVLVKGGDYEGKAVVGTEFAGELKLVDFVEGKSTTKTIAKIQEGTTC; encoded by the coding sequence ATGATCCCGATCCTGCGTGACAGCCGTCCCAATATTCTCGTCATCGGGGACCTTATGATCGACCACTACCTTTGGGGCCGGGCGGAACGCATCTCGCCCGAAGCGCCGGTACAGGTCGTCGACGTCGCCAACGAGACGACGGTGCTGGGCGGGGCGGGCAACGTTATCAACAACCTGATCGCCCTGGGTGCCTCCGTCAGCGTCGCCTCGGCCATCGGGGATGACGCCAACGGCAAGGAGCTGACGCTGATGCTCAAAAGCATCGGCGTGAAGACGGAGGGGCTGGTGACGCAGGCCGGCCGCAAGACGAGCAAAAAGAGCCGCGTCATCGCCGCGAACCAGCAGATCCTCCGTTACGACAAGGAGTCCAAGGACGCCATTACGGAGTCCTCCGAGGCGAAGATCCTCGCCGCCGTGGAGAAAGACCTTTTTCTCTACGACATCATTATCCTCTCCGACTACGGCAAGGGAGTCCTGACCCCGGCACTGGCCCAGGGGATTATTTCCCGCGCACGCCGGGGAGGCAAGAAAGTGCTCGTCGACCCCAAAGGGCGCGACTACTCGAAGTACCGCGGCGCGCACCTGCTGACCCCCAACAAAAAAGAGGCGATCGAGGCGACCGGCATCGAGATCACGGACAGTGAAAGCCTGCAGGCGGCGCTGCTGTGGCTCAAGAACGAATGCGACCTCGACCGCTCCATGATCACCCTCTCCGAGGACGGGATCGCGATTTTCGACGAGAAGCTCAAGCGTTTCCCGACCGTGGCGCAGGAAGTTTACGACGTGACAGGGGCGGGCGATACGGTCATCGCCTCCATCGCGTTCGGCCTCAGCTCGGGCCTCAGCATCGACGATGCGGCCCGCTTTGCGAACCTTGCCGCCGGCGTCGTCGTCGGCAAGATCGGTTCGGCCACGGTGACCCTCGATGAGATCGAAGAGTACGAGGCGATGCTGCACCAGAGCAGCTCCGATGCGCACATCAAGAGTTTCGAGGAGATCGACCGGATCGTCAACCGCTGCCGTGCGGGCGGCAAACGCATCGTCTTTACCAACGGCTGTTTCGACATCCTGCACGTCGGCCATGTCAAGTACCTGCAGGTGGCCAAGAGCTTCGGCGACATCCTCATTGTCGGGCTCAACTCCGACGCCTCCGTCCGCGCGCTCAAAGGGCCGTCCCGCCCGGTCAACAGTGAAAACGACCGCGCCTATATTCTCGCCGCGCTCGAGTCGGTGGATTATGTCGTCAAGTTCGGCGACGACACGCCCTACGAGCTGATCAAGATGCTCCGCCCCGACGTCCTTGTCAAAGGGGGGGATTACGAGGGCAAAGCCGTCGTCGGAACCGAATTTGCAGGGGAACTCAAACTCGTCGATTTCGTCGAAGGCAAAAGTACGACGAAAACCATAGCCAAAATCCAGGAGGGAACAACATGCTGA
- the rfaD gene encoding ADP-glyceromanno-heptose 6-epimerase, which produces MRYIDDDLKDKTILITGGAGFIGANLAFYFQENHPDAHVVVLDSFRSGETLSNGNLKSFGHFKNLVGFTGEVISGDINDKALLAKLENDYDFDYIFHEAAISDTTALEQDLMIRTNLNAYKDLLDMAVRQGANMIYASSGATYGDAPSPQRVGVEAPQNVYGFSKLMMDHLSRDYMKREKIGIVGLRYFNVYGPREFFKNKTASMVVQFGHQILAGKNPRLFEGSDKIVRDFIYIEDIIQANILAMQPRENGIYNVGTGKARSFQSIVDTLQKELGTSMPCEYIPNPFVGRYQFHTEADIESTKQGLGYAPRYELEDGIKAYIPEIKRLFEEEVK; this is translated from the coding sequence ATGCGCTATATTGATGACGACCTGAAAGACAAGACGATTCTGATCACAGGGGGCGCGGGCTTTATCGGCGCGAACCTGGCCTTCTATTTTCAGGAGAATCATCCCGATGCCCATGTCGTCGTCCTCGACAGTTTCCGCAGCGGCGAGACGCTCAGCAACGGCAACCTCAAAAGCTTCGGCCACTTCAAGAACCTGGTCGGCTTTACGGGCGAGGTGATCAGCGGCGACATCAACGACAAGGCGCTGCTGGCCAAGCTGGAAAACGATTACGATTTCGACTACATCTTCCACGAAGCGGCCATCTCCGACACGACGGCGCTGGAGCAGGACCTGATGATCCGCACCAACCTCAACGCCTACAAAGACCTCCTGGATATGGCGGTGCGCCAGGGGGCGAACATGATCTACGCCTCTTCGGGCGCGACGTACGGCGATGCCCCCTCGCCGCAGCGCGTCGGGGTCGAGGCACCGCAGAACGTCTACGGCTTCTCCAAGCTGATGATGGACCACCTCAGCCGTGACTACATGAAGCGCGAGAAGATCGGCATTGTCGGCCTGCGTTACTTCAACGTCTACGGGCCGCGGGAGTTCTTCAAGAACAAGACCGCGTCGATGGTGGTGCAGTTCGGCCACCAGATCCTCGCCGGCAAGAACCCGCGCCTCTTCGAAGGCTCGGACAAGATCGTGCGCGACTTCATCTACATCGAGGATATCATCCAGGCGAACATCCTCGCGATGCAGCCCAGGGAGAACGGGATCTACAACGTCGGTACGGGTAAGGCGCGCTCCTTCCAGTCCATCGTCGACACACTCCAAAAAGAGCTGGGGACTTCCATGCCGTGCGAGTATATCCCGAACCCCTTCGTCGGGCGCTACCAGTTCCACACCGAGGCGGATATCGAGAGCACCAAGCAGGGGCTCGGGTATGCGCCGCGCTATGAACTCGAAGACGGTATCAAAGCCTATATCCCCGAGATCAAGCGCCTCTTTGAAGAAGAGGTCAAATGA
- a CDS encoding c-type cytochrome has protein sequence MKKIALTLLVASVSLMAADGAALYKKCAACHGASGEKKALGKSEIIKGWDAAKTEAALTEYKAGTRNIHGMGALMKGQVAPYSEADIKAVSAYIAGLK, from the coding sequence ATGAAAAAAATCGCTCTGACTCTGCTTGTTGCTAGCGTATCTCTGATGGCGGCTGACGGTGCTGCTCTGTACAAAAAATGTGCTGCATGCCACGGTGCAAGCGGCGAGAAAAAAGCCCTCGGTAAATCTGAGATCATTAAAGGCTGGGATGCTGCTAAAACTGAAGCGGCTCTGACTGAATACAAAGCCGGTACACGCAACATTCACGGTATGGGTGCACTGATGAAAGGTCAGGTTGCTCCGTACTCTGAAGCAGACATCAAAGCTGTTTCAGCTTACATCGCTGGCCTGAAGTAA
- a CDS encoding DUF4010 domain-containing protein — protein MEQYFDSRLAHFALTAMFSFLIGLEIKTYRLRFHPTDQEHTFGSARTYTFLGILGYLCWLLGTAPYLVAMGGVTLLFALFYVQQLNKGRPSILFYLAALLVYTIGPLSELFAIWLPSLVFVLMIFLLNAKPRLQELSKSLNAEELETVGKMVLLSAVILPLLPHQPIGTFLPLSPFELWSAVVIVSSISYGGYLAQKYIFRQRGYLIAGLIGGLYSSTATTVVLSRKAAEIGNRRLMTGAIVAASAMMYLRLIVIAVIFTPEVAEALLLPFMLFALAAFAIAAPYALRQSGETVPVEGSVDTNPLELGTAFLFAILFVVMMAVTQLVTAHFGTGGLQLLSFAVGFTDIDPFVLSLLTGHEGLKTPVIVSSVMIAAGSNNLLKAIYAVWFGGFAAGRIAALWLLLLGLSTIGVAFII, from the coding sequence ATGGAACAGTATTTTGACAGCCGGCTGGCACATTTCGCCCTGACGGCGATGTTCAGTTTCCTGATCGGCCTGGAGATCAAGACCTACCGGCTCCGGTTCCACCCCACCGACCAGGAACATACGTTCGGTTCGGCACGGACCTATACGTTTCTCGGCATCCTCGGCTATCTCTGCTGGCTGCTCGGTACGGCCCCCTATCTGGTCGCGATGGGAGGGGTCACCCTGCTTTTTGCGCTTTTTTACGTCCAGCAGCTCAACAAGGGGCGTCCCTCCATTCTCTTCTACCTCGCGGCGCTGCTCGTTTATACCATCGGGCCGCTGTCGGAGCTTTTCGCGATCTGGCTCCCCTCCCTGGTTTTTGTCCTGATGATCTTCCTGCTCAACGCCAAGCCGCGTCTGCAGGAACTCTCCAAGAGCCTCAACGCCGAGGAGCTGGAAACGGTCGGCAAGATGGTACTGCTCTCGGCCGTCATCCTGCCGCTCCTGCCGCATCAGCCTATCGGTACATTTCTGCCCCTGTCGCCCTTTGAACTCTGGAGCGCGGTCGTGATCGTATCATCGATCTCCTACGGCGGTTATCTGGCCCAAAAATACATTTTCCGCCAGCGGGGGTACCTGATCGCCGGGCTGATCGGCGGGCTCTACTCCAGTACCGCGACGACGGTCGTGCTCTCGCGCAAGGCCGCCGAGATCGGGAACCGGCGCCTGATGACGGGGGCCATCGTCGCTGCCTCGGCCATGATGTACCTGCGCCTGATCGTGATCGCCGTGATTTTCACCCCGGAAGTGGCCGAGGCGCTTCTGCTCCCATTTATGCTCTTTGCCCTGGCGGCCTTTGCGATCGCGGCACCGTATGCCCTGCGGCAAAGCGGGGAGACGGTACCGGTGGAAGGGAGTGTTGATACGAATCCGCTGGAACTGGGGACGGCGTTCCTTTTTGCCATCTTGTTTGTCGTGATGATGGCGGTGACGCAGCTTGTGACGGCCCATTTCGGCACGGGCGGGCTGCAGCTGCTCTCGTTTGCCGTCGGCTTCACCGATATCGACCCTTTTGTCCTGTCGCTGCTGACGGGCCATGAGGGGTTGAAAACGCCGGTGATCGTCTCATCGGTGATGATCGCGGCGGGCAGCAATAACCTGCTCAAGGCGATTTATGCCGTCTGGTTCGGGGGCTTTGCCGCGGGCCGGATCGCCGCGCTCTGGCTGCTGCTGCTCGGGCTGTCGACCATAGGGGTCGCTTTTATCATCTAG
- the miaA gene encoding tRNA (adenosine(37)-N6)-dimethylallyltransferase MiaA, which produces MKTIALIGPTASGKSDLALQAAAVTGARILSLDSLSIYKGIDIASAKPTVEERGEIIHYGIDVLTPDRPFDVTTFVDLYRQALRDCEAAGVPLIIVGGTSFYLKVLLEGISETPVTDESTRQKVAAMLQDQANAYGLLQRVDPAYMAGIDPNDRYRTEKMLTIYLQTGTPPSAWFAVHPPEPVLADAPLFAIDVPRDVLRERITRRTEKMVASGLIDEVARLEQQYGRTPNPMKAIGITEVLEFLDGKVSKAEMTQQIITHTAQLAKRQQTFNRNQFAAKTVLPYDVLLPHLTAALSN; this is translated from the coding sequence ATGAAAACGATCGCCCTCATCGGACCCACGGCCTCGGGCAAGAGCGACCTCGCCCTGCAGGCCGCCGCCGTCACGGGCGCGCGCATCCTCTCGCTTGATTCTCTCAGCATCTACAAAGGGATCGACATCGCCTCGGCCAAGCCCACCGTAGAAGAGCGCGGGGAGATCATCCATTACGGCATCGACGTCCTGACGCCGGACCGGCCTTTTGACGTCACGACCTTCGTCGACCTCTACCGGCAGGCCCTCAGAGACTGCGAAGCCGCCGGTGTCCCGCTGATCATCGTCGGCGGCACCTCCTTTTACCTCAAAGTCCTCTTGGAAGGGATTTCCGAAACCCCCGTTACCGATGAGAGCACCCGCCAAAAGGTCGCGGCAATGCTGCAGGATCAGGCGAATGCCTACGGGCTGCTGCAGCGCGTCGATCCTGCCTATATGGCCGGGATTGACCCCAACGACCGCTACCGCACCGAAAAGATGCTGACGATCTACCTGCAGACGGGCACGCCCCCCTCGGCATGGTTCGCAGTCCACCCCCCCGAACCGGTCCTGGCCGACGCGCCCCTCTTCGCAATCGACGTACCGCGCGACGTATTGCGTGAGCGTATCACGAGGCGTACCGAGAAGATGGTTGCCTCCGGCCTCATCGATGAAGTTGCCCGTCTCGAGCAGCAATACGGGCGCACGCCCAACCCCATGAAGGCGATCGGCATCACCGAAGTGCTGGAGTTCCTTGACGGGAAAGTCTCCAAAGCGGAGATGACGCAGCAGATCATTACCCACACGGCACAACTGGCCAAGCGGCAGCAGACCTTTAACCGGAACCAGTTTGCCGCCAAGACAGTTCTGCCGTACGACGTGTTGCTCCCGCACCTCACTGCCGCGCTCTCAAACTGA
- the mqnP gene encoding menaquinone biosynthesis prenyltransferase MqnP encodes MKRIVAKLHDFNELVMFQHSIFSLPFIFIAMIVAAEGWFGFSLLLLGILAAISARNFAMGVNRYADRDIDAQNPRTQGRPNADGRLDSTTILLFSAVNALVFIIVAYLINDLAFTLAIPVLAVLGSYSYFKRFSELAHVVLGISLGLAPLAGVVAVSESVPQWSVLLSLGVLFWVAGFDLLYSLQDIEFDKLHGLHSVPSVYGPKATLFISTLFHLNTVLFWWMFVWAAELGFFAWMAVAVSTVMLGYEHYLVRKDFTKIDRAFFTVNGYLGIVFLVLIILDQWLG; translated from the coding sequence GTGAAACGCATCGTCGCCAAACTGCATGATTTCAATGAGCTGGTGATGTTCCAGCACTCCATCTTCTCTCTCCCCTTCATCTTTATCGCGATGATCGTCGCGGCCGAAGGGTGGTTCGGTTTTTCGCTGCTGCTGCTGGGGATCCTTGCGGCAATCTCGGCGCGCAACTTCGCCATGGGGGTCAACCGCTACGCCGACCGTGATATCGATGCGCAGAACCCGCGGACCCAGGGGCGCCCCAATGCCGACGGCAGGCTTGACAGTACGACGATCCTGCTCTTTTCCGCCGTCAATGCGCTCGTCTTTATCATTGTCGCCTACCTGATTAACGATCTGGCCTTTACGCTGGCGATTCCGGTACTGGCGGTGCTGGGGAGCTACTCGTATTTCAAGCGTTTCAGCGAGCTGGCCCACGTCGTGCTGGGAATCTCCCTGGGCCTGGCACCCCTGGCCGGGGTGGTCGCCGTGAGCGAGAGCGTACCGCAGTGGTCCGTGCTGCTCTCCCTGGGGGTTCTCTTTTGGGTCGCAGGGTTCGATCTGCTCTATTCGCTGCAGGATATCGAGTTCGACAAGCTGCACGGCCTGCACTCCGTTCCCTCCGTGTACGGTCCGAAGGCGACGCTGTTCATCTCGACCCTGTTTCATCTCAACACGGTGCTGTTCTGGTGGATGTTCGTCTGGGCGGCGGAGCTGGGCTTTTTCGCATGGATGGCGGTCGCGGTCAGCACAGTGATGCTGGGGTATGAACACTATCTTGTCCGCAAGGACTTCACGAAGATCGACCGCGCTTTCTTTACGGTCAACGGCTACCTTGGGATCGTTTTCCTGGTGCTGATCATTCTGGATCAGTGGCTGGGCTAG
- a CDS encoding alpha/beta hydrolase: MKLAAYAVAIAVLLVLSGCEAMVFQPDSRVYATPTDLNLSYREVRFDSRDGTRLSGWWLEPGGVPRGTVMVVHGNAQNISAHFLGFDWLVRAGYEVFIFDYRGYGASEGSPGLEGAVEDTEAALAYVLARRGGRVTVIGQSLGGALLFNALARQGTERIALAVFDSTFASLPQAGREALDRSVVGWPVQWGASLALTDRFDPIGIAPSLAVPKLYIAGSKDSIISPNHSWQLFDASTRPRAFWLVTEAGHIATFNAPLVRARFLAFIRRPVFDPDASAMLIFDRSEPAR, encoded by the coding sequence ATGAAACTGGCTGCATACGCGGTTGCAATTGCGGTATTGCTGGTGTTGTCGGGGTGCGAAGCGATGGTGTTCCAGCCCGATTCGAGGGTCTACGCGACGCCGACGGATCTCAATCTCAGCTACCGTGAAGTGCGCTTCGACTCCCGGGACGGTACACGGCTGTCGGGCTGGTGGCTTGAACCCGGCGGCGTACCGCGTGGAACGGTGATGGTCGTACACGGCAATGCGCAGAATATCTCGGCGCATTTTTTGGGATTCGACTGGCTGGTACGGGCGGGATACGAGGTGTTCATCTTCGATTACCGGGGGTACGGCGCCTCGGAGGGAAGCCCGGGGCTGGAGGGGGCGGTGGAGGATACCGAGGCCGCCCTGGCCTACGTGCTGGCCCGGCGCGGGGGCAGGGTGACCGTCATCGGGCAGTCGCTGGGGGGCGCGCTGCTGTTCAATGCCCTGGCACGGCAGGGGACGGAGCGCATCGCGCTGGCCGTTTTCGACAGTACCTTCGCCTCGCTGCCCCAGGCGGGCAGGGAGGCGCTTGACCGCTCCGTCGTGGGGTGGCCCGTGCAGTGGGGTGCGTCGCTGGCCCTGACGGACCGCTTTGATCCCATCGGGATCGCCCCGTCGCTGGCGGTTCCGAAGCTCTACATTGCGGGCAGCAAGGACAGCATCATCTCCCCCAACCACAGCTGGCAGCTCTTTGACGCCTCGACCCGGCCGCGTGCGTTCTGGCTGGTGACGGAAGCGGGACACATCGCAACGTTCAACGCCCCCCTTGTCCGGGCGCGCTTTCTCGCCTTTATACGCCGCCCGGTTTTCGACCCGGATGCCTCGGCCATGCTGATTTTCGACCGTTCCGAGCCTGCGCGTTAG
- a CDS encoding YfaZ family outer membrane protein yields MLKTLVATLALGCSLFAMHEAELNLNNYDLNLKLDLDMGQFNDAVDPDTVFVGARYLHGSYHHSDELRDKDHDLVDLHFAVGEHLDANRALKLGLGAKLVYTSIEGYDYYAMPLGLFARYTLPLNLPIPFVVGADLYYAPQVLAWQDAKNYLEYDVSLDIQIIERAAVTAGYRKIDTDFDLPGGDFTFNEAWFAGVKFRF; encoded by the coding sequence ATGCTGAAAACTTTGGTAGCTACGCTGGCGCTCGGCTGCTCGCTGTTCGCGATGCACGAAGCGGAACTGAACCTGAACAACTACGATCTCAATCTGAAACTCGATCTTGATATGGGGCAGTTCAACGATGCCGTTGATCCGGATACCGTCTTTGTCGGTGCGCGTTATCTGCACGGTTCCTACCACCACAGCGACGAACTGCGCGACAAGGATCATGATCTTGTCGACCTGCATTTTGCCGTCGGGGAGCACCTGGATGCCAACCGCGCGCTCAAGCTCGGGCTCGGGGCCAAACTCGTTTACACCTCTATTGAAGGGTATGACTATTACGCCATGCCGCTCGGACTCTTCGCGCGCTACACGCTGCCGCTGAACCTGCCGATCCCCTTCGTCGTGGGAGCCGATCTTTACTACGCGCCGCAGGTGCTTGCCTGGCAGGATGCGAAGAACTACCTGGAGTATGACGTGTCGCTCGATATCCAGATCATCGAACGTGCCGCGGTGACGGCGGGGTACCGCAAGATCGATACGGACTTCGACCTTCCCGGCGGGGATTTCACTTTCAATGAAGCCTGGTTCGCCGGCGTCAAGTTCCGCTTCTAA
- a CDS encoding diguanylate cyclase, with the protein MIGKITLLATGWILVVLFSWAWEFAHHKKLDEEAMLKSGRAFFQQILLTREWNARHGGVYVFADASTPPNPYLKGVLRDIPLEDNRTLTLVNPAYMTRQLSELAENYDGVQIHITSLKPIRAGNAPYPWERKVLAAFYRGEKEYGAFFDDGYRYMAPLYTRKSCLQCHGEQGYEVGDIRGAISVTIPHVKIPLLPLGGGHLLIALIGLVVILLVGWRLRRAYRALEEQSMIDPLTGIANRRHFMKRLNEEYQRERREKQPLALIMADIDSFKAYNDTYGHIEGDRCLQKISHTMQKALKRPGDCIARYGGEEFIIMLPNTPIANATRFAEALRHHIEALKIPHKSSPGTGVVTVSFGVAETVDGDPDYETVIRRADAALYEAKAAGRNRVITSV; encoded by the coding sequence ATGATAGGGAAGATAACATTGCTGGCGACGGGGTGGATACTCGTTGTTCTCTTTTCATGGGCATGGGAGTTCGCCCACCACAAAAAACTCGACGAGGAGGCCATGCTCAAAAGCGGACGGGCGTTCTTCCAGCAGATCCTTCTCACACGGGAGTGGAATGCACGCCACGGCGGCGTCTACGTCTTCGCCGACGCTTCGACACCGCCCAACCCCTACCTCAAAGGTGTACTGCGGGATATCCCTCTCGAAGACAACCGGACGCTGACCCTCGTAAACCCCGCCTATATGACGCGCCAGCTCTCCGAACTGGCGGAAAACTACGACGGAGTGCAGATCCATATTACCAGCCTCAAGCCGATCCGCGCCGGGAATGCCCCCTATCCCTGGGAGCGAAAAGTGCTTGCTGCCTTTTACCGGGGGGAAAAAGAGTACGGGGCATTTTTCGATGACGGGTACCGTTACATGGCACCGCTCTATACCAGGAAAAGCTGCCTTCAGTGCCACGGAGAGCAAGGGTACGAGGTCGGTGATATCCGCGGCGCGATCAGTGTCACTATCCCCCATGTCAAGATTCCCCTGCTTCCGCTGGGTGGCGGGCATCTTCTTATCGCCCTGATCGGGCTTGTCGTCATTCTGCTGGTGGGCTGGCGCCTCCGGCGTGCCTACCGGGCGCTCGAGGAACAGAGTATGATCGATCCGCTCACCGGTATCGCAAACCGGCGCCACTTTATGAAGCGCCTGAACGAGGAGTACCAGCGTGAACGACGCGAAAAGCAGCCCCTTGCGCTGATCATGGCTGATATTGACTCTTTCAAAGCTTATAACGACACCTACGGACATATCGAAGGGGACCGCTGCCTGCAGAAGATTTCCCATACCATGCAAAAGGCCCTAAAACGCCCCGGCGACTGCATTGCCAGGTATGGGGGCGAGGAGTTCATCATCATGCTTCCCAATACCCCCATCGCCAACGCTACACGTTTTGCAGAAGCGCTGCGTCATCATATCGAAGCGTTGAAAATCCCCCATAAGAGCTCACCCGGCACCGGCGTCGTGACTGTCAGTTTCGGCGTTGCTGAAACAGTAGACGGCGACCCGGACTATGAAACCGTCATCCGGCGGGCCGATGCCGCACTTTACGAAGCCAAAGCGGCGGGACGGAACCGCGTCATCACTTCCGTCTAG